The Blautia obeum ATCC 29174 region GATTGCTACTGGAGCAAATCCAAGAGAACTTGGTCTCGCTAAAGAAAAAGAATTGATAGGTCATGGGGTTGCTTATTGTGCTTCCTGTGATGGTATGTTTTATAAAGATAAGATCGTGGTGGTTGTTGGTGGTGGAAATTCTGCTGTATCAGATGCTGTTCTTTTAAGTCGAATTGCTAAGAAAGTCATCATTGTTCATCGAAGAGATACATTACGTGCAACGAAAATCTACCATGACCAGCTGATGAAAACTGAAAATATAGAGTTTCGATGGAACAATACAGTAAATGAACTGATTTATGGAGAACGATTGACTGGTGTGCGGTTGAAAGATACAGTTACAGGAGAAGAAAACATTATAGAATGTGACGGCCTGTTTGTGAGTATAGGAAGAAAACCGACAACAGATTTTTTAGATAATCAGATAGAACTGGATAATAAAGGATATATTGTGGCAGGTGAAAACACTGAAACGAGTATTCCGGGTGTTTATGCTGTAGGAGATGTCAGAACAAAGTTACTTCGTCAGATAGTAACAGCAGTGGCAGATGGTGCTATGGCAGTACATATGGCAGAAGAGTATGTGGAGAAATAATAATCAGAATTTGAATGGTGAACTTTTCATACTGAAATATGTACGATTTCAATAATGACATGAACTTATGGGAATGTATTGCGGATACTTTGTGAACTTTATCCTGATACAATGATTCCGGTGTATTTTTATGTCAATTTAAAAAGTATCAAATGATGATACTTTTATAGGAATCAGTGATACTTTACGGCAGGTATTTGAGATACCCCTGATACTTTGAACTGTTATACTGATTATGCTGGAAATAAAAGAACAGCAGGAAAACTTCATATGATTATTAGAAAAGCTCTTTCGGGTTAGCACCCCGGAGGGGCTTTTTTTGTTGCCCTGAAATTTTGATTTCCGGCCAATAAGCCACAGGTCTGCCTGATCTGGTGGCCTGAAAGGAAATCAGTACGCATGATCAGAGGCATCAGAAGGAGCCGGTCCCCTCCGCTCTTGAATTTGGAACACGAAACAGATTTCAAATTCAGGAGGAACGGACGATGTATGTAGAGCATCCATATAAATTCAATGACAAATTTTATGCAAAAGTTGATGGGAAATTTTATGAAATAACCAGAGAGGTAGCCAAGGCAATGCTTTCCGCTTACCGTAATGAAGTTTACAGAAGTAAAAAGTGGCAGCCAGAAGATCCGGAAACCATGACAAGAAAAACAAAGTGGACGGAGCTGTTGGATTGTGTTTTCAGTGAGAATACAGATGGAATTGGAGTGCAGGATTTACCGGATGAGTGCCAGCGGAGCGTAGAAGATCTGGTAATTCTGCAGGCTGAATCTGCAGAATTGCATCAGAATATCGCAAAGCTGTCAGAACATGAACAGTTTATTATCAAGTCCATCTACTTTGATGGCATGAAGCAGGTAGAACTGGCGAAAAAACTGGAAATTTCAAAGGTCCGTATGTCTCAGAAGGTCAGTGCAATCTTAAAGAAAATGCGGAAAATGTATGAAATAGGTTAAAGAGTGAGAACGGCACTCTTAACTTTTTCACGATTTTTGTATTTAGAAATAAAATCAAAACAGATAGAAAGAGAGTGAAAATATGGCAGAAAAAAGATGTTATACGGTGAAGGATTTACAGGAAATGCTGGATGTCAGCAGATCAATGGTCTATAAGCTGTTGAGACAAAATGAGTTCCGCTGGATTCAGTTAGAAGGCGGTGGCTACCGCATTTCCAAGAAGAGTTTTGACGAGTGGTTGGATAAGGGAAATGCTTCTGTGACATCCTAAATTTTTTGCGAATTGTGAGATATGATTTAAGAAAAATGAATGGGAGGAGCGTGAAACATGGCAGTGATACAAAGAGTTGGATCACCGGCAAAACCCCGAAAGTGGATGAGTGTCCACGAGATGGGGGATATGCTGGGATTAAAGAAGACAGATCGTTACTGGCTGGTTCATAAAAACTATTTTCGGACAGAAACATTGCTTGGAAAGATGAGGGTTGAAATTGCCAGTTTTGAAAAGTGGTATGCCAATCAGGACTGGTATCACAGCCAGTCCAGATACCGTACACAGGAAGATCGTAAGAAAGATGCAGTTGCAGAGGCAGCCAGTCTCAGTATGCCGGAAATGGCCCGGCTGCTTGACGTTCCAAGAAGTACCGTATATGGAATCCTGAGCAGTAAAAAATATGCCCCATTGCTGGACGTCATTGTAATTGCCGGACGGAGAAGGGTGACAAAGGAGAGCTTTGAGCGATTCTTGCAGGCACAGGATACCTATGAGCTGTTTAATTTTGAATATGAAGAATTGGAGTTGAAAGAAAAACGGGAATATGAGAATTATAAGTGAAGATGCCTTGCAGAAGCAGATCACAGCCAGGAGAAAAAATGTCTGGAGTATCTGACAGTGCCGGAAGCGGCAGAACTGGCAGGAGTTGAGCCTGCAACCATAGCTTATTGGTACACCACAGGAAAAATCTCGGTCAGAAAAACAGGAAAGATTATTCGTATTCCAAGAGAAGCATTTGAACAGTGGTTATTGAAGCGGAAGGAAAAGGGGGTGGTATAGCATGGCTTCGATACAGAAGAAAAATAACAAATATTGTGTCGTATATTACTGTAAAGATACAGAGGGAAAACGGAAACAGAAATGGGAAACGTATGATACAAAGAACGAAGCTAAAATAAGAAAAGCAGAAATCGAACTGAAAGAGAAAAAAGGCGGTATTATCGTATCGAACTGTAAGACGTTGGAGGATCTGATAAATGAGTATGTAGAACTGTATGGAAAAGACAGGTGGGCATTGTCTACCTATGACGGGAATATGTCATTGCTGAAGAATTATATATTGCCTATCATTGGGAAAACTCCACTGACGGATATCAATACCAGATTTCTGGAGATTTACTATAAGACTCTGACAAAGACGCCATCCGTTCCAGACTTGAACGGAAATGTCAGAAGCGAGTTCGTATCTACCAGTGTAATCCGTGATGTACATAAGCTGCTGAAGAGTTGTTTTAATCAGGCTGTGAAGTGGGATATCATGGAGAAGAATCCAGCATTTAAAGCGACGGTACCAAAGCATAAATCAGAGAAACGGGTAATATGGGATGCAGAGACCTTTGCATATGCTCTGGATGTGTGTGAAAATGAGTGCCTGAAATTGTGTATGAACCTTGCCTTTGCCGGTTCTCTTCGAATAGGAGAACTACTGGGGCTTACCTGGGACTGCGTAGATATATCAGAAGAAGCGATCAAAGAAAACCGGGCGTATCTTTATGTAAATAAGGAAGTACAGAGAGTCAGCAAAAAAGCGTTAGAGGAATTAGACCAGAAAGATGTGATCGTCATATTTCCAGAGGAGCGGAAAACGAATAAGACGGTACGCATTATGAAAACACCAAAAACAGAAAGCAGCGTGCGGAAAGTGTTTTTACCCAGGAGCGTAGCTGAAGAACTGATTGCATGGAAAGCACAGCAGGAGGAGATAAAGGATATTTTGCAGGAAGAATACCAGGACTATGGCCTTATCCTTGCTACTGAATATGGACTTCCAAGGGGCGGTGCGTATATCAGAGATTCCCTGAATAAGCTGATCAAACAACATGATTTACCACAGATTGTGTTTCACAGTTTCCGGCATATGAGTGTTACCTATAAGCTTAAGCTGAACGGCGGTGATATAAAGGCGGTACAGGGAGATTCTGGTCATGCACAGGCAGATATGGTTACAGAAGTATATTCGCATATTATAGATGAAGACAGACGGCGCAATGCGACACTGTTGGAAGATTCCTTTTATAACAGGAAGAATCTGAATCCGCAGATCCATGATACAGAAAAGAGGACGATGATGGAAGTTCCAGAAGGAGTGGACGCAGAGTTACTTGCAAAAGTTCTCAGCAATCCGGAAATGGCTGTGTTGCTGACATCATTAGCAAAATCAATGCAAGGGGAACATAATTAGGATAAA contains the following coding sequences:
- a CDS encoding helix-turn-helix domain-containing protein, which translates into the protein MPEAAELAGVEPATIAYWYTTGKISVRKTGKIIRIPREAFEQWLLKRKEKGVV
- a CDS encoding helix-turn-helix domain-containing protein, with the translated sequence MAEKRCYTVKDLQEMLDVSRSMVYKLLRQNEFRWIQLEGGGYRISKKSFDEWLDKGNASVTS
- the trxB gene encoding thioredoxin-disulfide reductase, encoding MNENHVYDMIIVGGGPGGYTSALYAARAGFDTIVLEKLSAGGQMSLTWQIDNYPGFENGIDGFSLAEKMQKQAEKFGAKSEYAEVFNMDLTGKLKRVETSSGIYIGKTVVIATGANPRELGLAKEKELIGHGVAYCASCDGMFYKDKIVVVVGGGNSAVSDAVLLSRIAKKVIIVHRRDTLRATKIYHDQLMKTENIEFRWNNTVNELIYGERLTGVRLKDTVTGEENIIECDGLFVSIGRKPTTDFLDNQIELDNKGYIVAGENTETSIPGVYAVGDVRTKLLRQIVTAVADGAMAVHMAEEYVEK
- a CDS encoding tyrosine-type recombinase/integrase, whose protein sequence is MASIQKKNNKYCVVYYCKDTEGKRKQKWETYDTKNEAKIRKAEIELKEKKGGIIVSNCKTLEDLINEYVELYGKDRWALSTYDGNMSLLKNYILPIIGKTPLTDINTRFLEIYYKTLTKTPSVPDLNGNVRSEFVSTSVIRDVHKLLKSCFNQAVKWDIMEKNPAFKATVPKHKSEKRVIWDAETFAYALDVCENECLKLCMNLAFAGSLRIGELLGLTWDCVDISEEAIKENRAYLYVNKEVQRVSKKALEELDQKDVIVIFPEERKTNKTVRIMKTPKTESSVRKVFLPRSVAEELIAWKAQQEEIKDILQEEYQDYGLILATEYGLPRGGAYIRDSLNKLIKQHDLPQIVFHSFRHMSVTYKLKLNGGDIKAVQGDSGHAQADMVTEVYSHIIDEDRRRNATLLEDSFYNRKNLNPQIHDTEKRTMMEVPEGVDAELLAKVLSNPEMAVLLTSLAKSMQGEHN
- a CDS encoding sigma-70 family RNA polymerase sigma factor → MYVEHPYKFNDKFYAKVDGKFYEITREVAKAMLSAYRNEVYRSKKWQPEDPETMTRKTKWTELLDCVFSENTDGIGVQDLPDECQRSVEDLVILQAESAELHQNIAKLSEHEQFIIKSIYFDGMKQVELAKKLEISKVRMSQKVSAILKKMRKMYEIG
- a CDS encoding helix-turn-helix domain-containing protein yields the protein MAVIQRVGSPAKPRKWMSVHEMGDMLGLKKTDRYWLVHKNYFRTETLLGKMRVEIASFEKWYANQDWYHSQSRYRTQEDRKKDAVAEAASLSMPEMARLLDVPRSTVYGILSSKKYAPLLDVIVIAGRRRVTKESFERFLQAQDTYELFNFEYEELELKEKREYENYK